The following proteins are encoded in a genomic region of Streptomyces collinus Tu 365:
- the asnB gene encoding asparagine synthase (glutamine-hydrolyzing), producing the protein MCGITGWVSFDRDLTAEAGALHGMTETMACRGPDDRGTWTEGPAALGHRRLAIIDLPGGRQPMSVRTPEGAVALVYSGETYNFTELRRELTGRGHRFTTDSDTEVVLHGYLEWGDAVAERLNGMYAFAVWDARHDRLVMIRDRMGIKPFYYHPTADGVLFGSEPKAILANPLARRRVGPDGLRELFTMIKTPGHAVWDGMREVEPGTVVTVGRAGLTTRAYWRLRTRPHTDDRDTTVATVRTLLDDIVRRQLVADVPRCTLLSGGLDSSAMTALAARQLAERGEKVRSFAVDFVGQTDNFVADELRGTPDTPFVHDVAELARTDHQDIVLDAQALADPAVRERVIRARDLPAGFGDMDTSLLLLFRAIRDQSTVALSGESADEVFGGYLQFFDEDARRADTFPWLVRFGRHFGDDTDVLRPDLAKSLDLEGYVADGYRTAVAGIQRLEGESDFEYRMRQICHLHLTRFVRVLLDRKDRMSMAVGLEVRVPFCDHRLVEYVYNTPWSLKSFDGREKSLLREATADVLPRSVYERVKSPYPSTQDPRYARALQDQARELLARPSHRVFDLVDRERVRAAAERETPVSTQVGRRGLERTLDLAQWLDLYTPELVLS; encoded by the coding sequence ATGTGCGGCATCACCGGATGGGTCTCCTTCGACCGCGATCTGACCGCCGAGGCCGGAGCGCTGCACGGCATGACCGAGACCATGGCCTGCCGCGGACCCGACGACCGGGGCACCTGGACCGAGGGCCCCGCCGCGCTCGGCCACCGCCGGCTCGCCATCATCGACCTCCCCGGCGGCCGCCAGCCGATGTCCGTCCGCACCCCCGAAGGGGCCGTCGCCCTGGTCTACTCCGGGGAGACGTACAACTTCACCGAACTGCGGCGCGAGCTCACCGGCCGGGGGCACCGCTTCACCACCGACTCCGACACCGAGGTCGTGCTCCACGGCTACCTGGAATGGGGCGACGCCGTGGCCGAGCGGCTGAACGGCATGTACGCCTTCGCCGTCTGGGACGCACGCCACGACCGGCTCGTGATGATCCGCGACCGCATGGGCATCAAGCCCTTCTACTACCACCCCACCGCCGACGGCGTGCTGTTCGGCTCCGAGCCCAAGGCGATCCTCGCCAACCCGCTGGCCCGGCGCCGCGTCGGCCCGGACGGCCTGCGCGAGCTGTTCACCATGATCAAGACACCCGGGCACGCCGTCTGGGACGGCATGCGCGAGGTCGAACCCGGAACCGTCGTCACCGTCGGCCGCGCGGGCCTGACCACCCGCGCCTACTGGCGGCTGCGCACCCGGCCGCACACCGACGACCGCGACACCACCGTCGCCACCGTGCGCACGCTCCTCGACGACATCGTGCGCCGCCAGCTCGTCGCCGACGTCCCGCGCTGCACCCTGCTCTCCGGCGGCCTCGACTCCTCCGCCATGACCGCGCTCGCCGCCCGGCAGCTCGCCGAGCGCGGCGAGAAGGTCCGCAGCTTCGCCGTCGACTTCGTCGGCCAGACCGACAACTTCGTCGCCGACGAACTGCGCGGCACCCCCGACACGCCCTTCGTGCACGACGTGGCGGAACTCGCCCGCACCGACCACCAGGACATCGTCCTCGACGCCCAGGCCCTCGCCGACCCCGCCGTGCGCGAGCGGGTGATCCGCGCCCGCGACCTGCCGGCCGGGTTCGGCGACATGGACACCTCGCTGCTGCTGCTATTCCGCGCCATCCGCGACCAGTCGACGGTCGCGCTGTCCGGCGAGTCCGCCGACGAGGTCTTCGGCGGCTACCTGCAGTTCTTCGACGAGGACGCCCGCCGCGCCGACACCTTCCCGTGGCTGGTGCGCTTCGGCCGCCACTTCGGCGACGACACCGACGTGCTCCGCCCCGACCTCGCCAAGTCCCTCGACCTGGAGGGCTACGTCGCCGACGGCTACCGCACCGCCGTCGCCGGCATCCAGCGCCTGGAGGGCGAGAGCGACTTCGAGTACCGGATGCGCCAGATCTGCCATCTGCACCTGACCCGCTTCGTCCGCGTCCTGCTCGACCGCAAGGACCGGATGAGCATGGCCGTCGGCCTGGAGGTCCGGGTGCCGTTCTGCGACCACCGGCTCGTGGAGTACGTCTACAACACGCCCTGGTCCCTGAAGTCCTTCGACGGCCGGGAGAAGAGCCTGCTCCGGGAGGCCACCGCCGACGTCCTGCCGCGCTCGGTGTACGAGCGGGTCAAGAGCCCCTACCCGTCCACCCAGGACCCCCGCTACGCCCGCGCCCTCCAGGACCAGGCCAGGGAACTTCTGGCCCGGCCCTCCCACCGCGTCTTCGACCTCGTCGACCGCGAGCGGGTCCGCGCGGCCGCCGAACGCGAGACCCCCGTCAGCACCCAGGTCGGCCGGCGCGGCCTGGAACGCACCCTCGACCTCGCCCAGTGGCTCGACCTCTACACGCCGGAGCTGGTCCTCAGCTGA
- a CDS encoding alpha/beta hydrolase, producing MLAKLSTRPAVRRCAGAGVLTLALLGAGLPTAAATPAADAPRPDLARFYGQKPVWTACEGPDMPRDLRCAKVTVPVDYAHPAAGTLDLAVARYRATGPSRGSVLLNFGGPGGQGVDALAAGGKDFMDLTNGYDVVGFDPRGVGRSSPVSCGAGGDRGLPLAGESVDLDRPQGVLRRLRQAATECARNSGPVLRHIGTVDAARDMDVIRAALGDRKLNYLGFSYGTRLGAVYAAQFPHRVGRMVLDGVDTLTEPLSEQGVAGAQGQQTALDDFLDWCATDIGCPFGQDRRAAGNQVVRLVRSLDENPVPSDFGGAFSGQDLVAAIGQALYSKELWPTLERALASLVNDGDTRGVLGLTTGIGSAPPVRRPVTGTGGERRRADGGLVDAEDVPADNLAAALMAINCADDPDRPGEARIAEDLKDLRAAYEQASPVFGRFRLSQLLMCYGRPKGTKYIRDEVRNVKSARMLLVGTRGDPATPYRWTVETAARLGPSAVVLDNRGDGHTGYSSSVCVHRKVDDFLLYGSLPASGSSCPAERDGWESTTNASG from the coding sequence ATGCTGGCCAAGCTCTCCACACGGCCCGCCGTGCGGCGGTGCGCGGGAGCCGGGGTCCTCACTCTGGCCCTGCTCGGGGCCGGGCTGCCCACGGCAGCCGCCACGCCGGCCGCCGACGCGCCCCGGCCCGACCTGGCGCGCTTCTACGGGCAGAAGCCGGTCTGGACGGCCTGCGAGGGCCCGGACATGCCGCGCGACCTGCGGTGCGCGAAGGTGACCGTCCCGGTCGACTACGCGCACCCCGCCGCCGGCACCCTCGACCTCGCCGTGGCCCGCTACCGCGCCACCGGCCCGTCGCGGGGCTCGGTGCTGCTGAACTTCGGCGGTCCCGGCGGCCAGGGGGTCGACGCGCTCGCCGCCGGGGGCAAGGACTTCATGGACCTGACCAACGGCTACGACGTGGTCGGCTTCGACCCCCGCGGCGTCGGGCGCTCCTCCCCCGTCAGCTGCGGCGCCGGCGGTGACCGGGGCCTGCCGCTGGCGGGCGAGAGCGTCGACCTCGACCGCCCCCAGGGAGTGCTCAGACGGCTGCGGCAGGCCGCCACCGAGTGCGCCCGGAACTCCGGGCCGGTGCTGCGCCACATAGGCACCGTGGACGCCGCCCGGGACATGGACGTCATCCGCGCGGCCCTCGGCGACAGGAAGCTCAACTACCTGGGCTTCTCCTACGGCACCCGGCTCGGCGCGGTGTACGCCGCGCAGTTCCCGCACCGGGTGGGGCGGATGGTCCTGGACGGGGTGGACACCCTGACCGAGCCGCTGTCCGAGCAGGGAGTGGCGGGCGCCCAGGGCCAGCAGACGGCACTGGACGACTTCCTTGACTGGTGCGCGACCGACATCGGCTGCCCGTTCGGGCAGGACCGGCGCGCGGCCGGCAACCAGGTCGTACGGCTGGTGCGCTCGCTGGACGAGAACCCGGTGCCCTCGGACTTCGGCGGCGCCTTCTCCGGACAGGATCTGGTGGCCGCCATCGGGCAGGCCCTGTACAGCAAGGAGCTGTGGCCCACGCTGGAGCGGGCGCTGGCCTCGCTGGTCAACGACGGCGACACCCGGGGCGTGCTCGGCCTCACGACCGGCATCGGATCGGCCCCGCCCGTGCGGCGGCCGGTGACCGGCACGGGCGGCGAGCGGCGGCGCGCGGACGGCGGTCTGGTGGACGCCGAGGACGTCCCGGCGGACAACCTGGCGGCCGCGCTGATGGCGATCAACTGCGCGGACGACCCGGACCGGCCGGGCGAGGCGCGGATCGCCGAGGACCTCAAGGACCTGCGGGCCGCCTACGAACAGGCGTCACCGGTCTTCGGCCGCTTCCGGCTGTCCCAGCTGCTGATGTGCTACGGCCGCCCCAAGGGCACGAAGTACATCCGGGACGAGGTCAGGAACGTGAAGTCGGCCAGGATGCTGCTGGTGGGCACGCGCGGCGACCCGGCCACTCCGTACCGCTGGACGGTGGAGACGGCCGCACGCCTCGGCCCGTCGGCCGTGGTGCTCGACAACAGGGGCGACGGGCACACCGGCTACTCGTCGTCGGTCTGCGTGCACCGCAAGGTCGACGACTTCCTGCTCTACGGCTCCCTGCCGGCGAGCGGCAGCTCCTGCCCGGCGGAGCGCGACGGCTGGGAGTCCACCACGAACGCGTCCGGCTGA
- a CDS encoding thioester reductase domain-containing protein, with the protein MRDVNEEPAAGGRRALAESIEQGGGGLGVADLLARVRTATAVPGAAPAPAPDLDGLAATIAAAAGRHLPTGRLSPDADFFDAGGTSVDAVELAAELEADLGIEIDLDEVFADARPVSLARRWLPLLPDRPPGRPADGTSSTDGAVPAGTAPVLGSHPTSDATWPAETAPASGAAPAPGPASGTHSASGTHSASGTHPVSDAAWSAGTASAPATHPAPDATRPAGTTPALASAPGTLPVPSPRTPPTAVAAALHRPGDPHTRARQEDLDQILADLALADRLPFTDVPEPLPPRRVLLTGATGFLGGHMLLDLLRHSDAHVYCLVRAADQEAATERLGAQLRSYRLPWSSEVRRRITVLPGDIRRPRLGLTEEQWLTLAHELDSVVGVAAAVDFLRGYQSLRSSNVLGTLTLAELAAAGRPKPLHHISSVAVFNEVGITSMGEDDPLAHVDRLVSGYDQSKWAAEVALRRARDHGLVVTALRPGGIGGHTKTGAYNPQDLSSGLISAFGRFRTVPAFRYLNAAPVDWVSRVAVATVCEPDAWGFDYHLTGVPNTLDDVVRDMALGGMHVRVQDWDEWRADALGRLKAEPVPELAFLSRVLQSPTALKLCEATLQGPAAEARRTDALVAALDLPPAARYDAQAQLKTFEKLAGDGLARLPHRDDQPYLWFAETTEGTVGPVGATAATPCSMALTLSIAGMYQLVKERRVDVRGEVTCPAVHAEPLTVERGDVWVRPEEGIPQRHGLRHQLLRYRLTLRDADGGVWWLEGRKYARARRDLWRQTRALTVEIGREGEAASLLGEVVVPADSYVRDQIDGIRVDPRLTAQEKRAAKLTWLAWFGVEMGRGLLAPFARAAADLLDLRRTTTLTEPNR; encoded by the coding sequence ATGCGTGACGTGAACGAGGAACCGGCGGCCGGCGGCCGGCGGGCGCTCGCCGAGTCGATCGAACAGGGCGGCGGCGGACTCGGCGTGGCCGACCTGCTGGCCCGGGTGCGGACGGCGACGGCCGTGCCCGGGGCCGCCCCGGCTCCGGCACCCGACCTGGACGGCCTGGCGGCGACCATCGCCGCCGCGGCCGGCCGCCACCTGCCCACCGGCCGGCTGTCGCCGGACGCCGACTTCTTCGACGCGGGCGGCACCTCCGTCGACGCGGTGGAACTGGCCGCCGAACTGGAAGCCGACCTGGGCATCGAGATCGACCTCGACGAGGTGTTCGCCGACGCCCGCCCCGTCAGCCTGGCCCGCCGCTGGCTGCCCCTGCTGCCCGACCGGCCGCCCGGCCGTCCGGCCGACGGCACGTCCTCCACCGACGGCGCAGTCCCGGCCGGCACGGCCCCGGTCCTCGGCTCGCACCCGACCTCCGATGCGACGTGGCCCGCTGAGACGGCCCCGGCCTCTGGCGCGGCTCCGGCCCCCGGCCCGGCCTCCGGTACGCACTCGGCCTCCGGTACGCACTCGGCCTCCGGTACGCACCCGGTCTCCGACGCGGCCTGGTCCGCTGGGACAGCCTCGGCCCCGGCCACGCACCCGGCCCCCGACGCCACCCGGCCCGCTGGGACAACCCCAGCCCTGGCTTCCGCCCCCGGCACCCTCCCGGTCCCGTCCCCCCGCACCCCGCCCACCGCCGTCGCAGCCGCCCTCCACCGCCCCGGCGATCCGCACACCCGCGCCCGGCAGGAGGACCTCGACCAGATCCTCGCCGACCTCGCCTTGGCCGACCGGCTGCCCTTCACCGACGTACCCGAACCGCTGCCGCCCCGCCGCGTCCTGCTGACCGGAGCCACCGGGTTCCTCGGCGGTCACATGCTGCTCGACCTGCTGCGGCACAGCGACGCGCACGTGTACTGCCTGGTCCGCGCGGCCGACCAGGAGGCGGCGACCGAACGGCTCGGCGCCCAGCTGCGCAGCTACCGGCTGCCGTGGTCGTCGGAGGTGCGAAGGCGCATCACCGTGCTGCCCGGCGACATCCGCCGCCCCCGCCTCGGCCTCACCGAGGAGCAGTGGCTCACCCTCGCTCACGAACTGGACAGCGTCGTGGGTGTGGCGGCCGCCGTGGACTTCCTGCGCGGCTACCAGTCGCTGCGCTCCAGCAACGTCCTCGGCACCCTCACCCTCGCCGAACTGGCCGCCGCCGGCCGCCCCAAGCCGCTGCACCACATCTCGTCGGTGGCCGTGTTCAACGAGGTGGGCATCACCTCCATGGGCGAGGACGACCCGCTCGCCCACGTCGACCGGCTGGTCTCCGGTTACGACCAGTCCAAGTGGGCCGCCGAGGTCGCGCTGCGCCGCGCCCGCGACCACGGACTTGTGGTCACCGCCCTGCGCCCCGGCGGCATCGGCGGGCACACGAAGACCGGCGCCTACAACCCGCAGGACCTCAGCAGCGGCCTGATCTCCGCCTTCGGCCGCTTCCGCACCGTACCGGCGTTCCGCTACCTCAACGCGGCCCCCGTGGACTGGGTCAGCCGGGTCGCCGTCGCCACGGTCTGCGAACCCGACGCCTGGGGCTTCGACTACCACCTCACCGGCGTGCCCAACACCCTCGACGACGTGGTGCGGGACATGGCCCTGGGCGGCATGCACGTACGCGTCCAGGACTGGGACGAGTGGCGCGCCGACGCGCTCGGCCGGCTGAAGGCGGAGCCGGTGCCCGAACTCGCCTTCCTCTCCCGGGTGCTGCAGAGCCCCACCGCGCTGAAGCTGTGCGAGGCCACCCTGCAGGGCCCGGCCGCCGAGGCGCGGCGCACCGACGCCCTGGTCGCCGCCCTGGACCTGCCGCCCGCGGCGCGCTACGACGCACAGGCCCAGCTGAAGACCTTCGAGAAGCTCGCCGGTGACGGCCTGGCCCGGCTGCCGCACCGGGACGACCAGCCCTACCTGTGGTTCGCCGAGACGACCGAGGGCACCGTGGGACCGGTCGGCGCGACCGCGGCCACCCCCTGCTCGATGGCGCTGACCCTGTCGATCGCCGGCATGTACCAGCTCGTCAAGGAGCGCCGGGTCGACGTCCGCGGCGAGGTGACCTGCCCGGCGGTGCACGCCGAGCCGCTGACCGTGGAGCGCGGCGACGTCTGGGTCCGTCCCGAGGAGGGCATCCCGCAGCGGCACGGACTGCGCCACCAGCTGCTGCGCTACCGGCTCACGCTGCGCGACGCCGACGGCGGCGTGTGGTGGCTGGAGGGCCGCAAGTACGCACGGGCCCGCCGGGACCTGTGGCGGCAGACCCGCGCGCTCACCGTGGAGATCGGCCGCGAGGGGGAGGCCGCGAGCCTGCTCGGTGAGGTCGTCGTGCCCGCCGACTCCTACGTCCGCGACCAGATCGACGGCATCCGGGTCGACCCGCGCCTGACCGCCCAGGAGAAACGGGCCGCCAAGCTGACCTGGCTCGCCTGGTTCGGCGTGGAGATGGGCCGCGGACTGCTCGCCCCCTTCGCCCGGGCCGCGGCGGACCTGCTGGACCTGCGCCGCACCACGACCCTCACGGAGCCGAATCGATGA
- a CDS encoding alpha/beta fold hydrolase: protein MPQLDVDGAVLTYDDEGPRDAVDVPLVFVHGWTANRHRWDHQLEHFRAGRRVIRLDLRGHGESTGAGVRTIAELAADVLALLDHLGVERFVLVGHSMGGMISQTIALAHPERVERMVLVNSIGRMTYSRGRGLLMAASTLVPYKLFVATNIQRAFAPGHPREEIREYIRSSAATPREVVMTLYGAMRAFDVLERAGEIRTPTLMVHGYHDVQLPVRQMLRLAKAYPDAEVRIIDAGHELPVEKPAELTAALDRFLAVKG, encoded by the coding sequence ATGCCGCAGCTCGACGTCGACGGCGCCGTACTGACGTACGACGACGAGGGCCCCCGCGACGCCGTGGACGTGCCGCTGGTGTTCGTCCACGGCTGGACCGCGAACCGGCACCGCTGGGACCACCAGCTGGAGCACTTCCGGGCCGGCCGGCGGGTGATCCGGCTCGACCTGCGCGGGCACGGGGAGAGCACGGGGGCCGGGGTCCGCACCATCGCGGAGCTGGCGGCGGACGTCCTCGCCCTCCTCGACCACCTCGGCGTCGAGCGGTTCGTGCTGGTCGGCCACTCCATGGGCGGGATGATCTCCCAGACCATCGCCCTCGCCCACCCCGAGCGGGTGGAGCGCATGGTGCTGGTCAACTCCATCGGCCGGATGACCTACAGCCGCGGCCGGGGCCTGCTCATGGCCGCCTCGACCCTGGTGCCGTACAAGCTGTTCGTGGCGACCAACATCCAGCGGGCCTTCGCCCCCGGCCACCCGCGCGAGGAGATCCGGGAGTACATCCGCTCCTCCGCAGCGACCCCGCGCGAGGTCGTCATGACCCTGTACGGCGCGATGCGGGCCTTCGACGTCCTGGAGCGGGCCGGGGAGATCCGCACGCCCACCCTGATGGTCCACGGCTACCACGACGTCCAGCTCCCGGTGCGGCAGATGCTGCGCCTGGCCAAGGCCTACCCGGACGCCGAGGTCCGGATCATCGACGCGGGCCACGAGCTGCCGGTGGAGAAGCCCGCCGAGCTCACCGCCGCGCTGGACCGCTTCCTCGCCGTGAAGGGCTGA
- a CDS encoding DUF4232 domain-containing protein has protein sequence MRIRSTIAAPVVCAAAALLLAAPQSQAVPARATPPRCAEKALTIRAKAVPGDPSVVRVGVTNRGSRACVVDRVPTVTFGGLDGAALPVPLPRTRGGTYPLRPGGTAHAAVRTIADPADPQARRADSVTVAASSSQWGATFTAARLGTGSRVRVWEPVTTWWQPTAAAADRALQVS, from the coding sequence ATGCGTATCCGCTCCACCATCGCCGCACCCGTCGTGTGCGCCGCCGCAGCGCTGCTGCTGGCCGCGCCGCAGAGCCAGGCGGTCCCGGCCCGAGCCACGCCCCCGCGCTGCGCGGAGAAGGCGCTGACGATCCGGGCGAAGGCGGTACCCGGCGATCCCTCGGTGGTGCGCGTCGGCGTGACGAACCGGGGCTCGCGCGCCTGTGTCGTGGACCGCGTGCCCACGGTGACCTTCGGCGGCCTGGACGGGGCCGCGCTGCCGGTGCCGCTGCCGCGGACGCGCGGCGGGACGTACCCGCTGCGTCCGGGCGGCACCGCCCACGCGGCGGTGCGCACCATCGCCGACCCGGCGGACCCGCAGGCCCGCCGGGCGGACTCGGTCACGGTGGCCGCGTCCTCGTCGCAGTGGGGTGCCACCTTCACCGCCGCGCGGCTCGGCACCGGGAGCCGGGTGCGGGTGTGGGAGCCGGTGACGACCTGGTGGCAGCCGACGGCGGCGGCGGCCGACCGGGCTCTGCAGGTCAGCTGA
- a CDS encoding alpha/beta hydrolase gives MIFRTKPSRTARPALRRVRTTVAPRPLRHRLDPARVEEIPFRAGDGVRLGLTRVDSGDPGRPAVLLLHGHTASADMFLLPETRNLVDVLLDDGYEPWLLDWRGSSRLPYNETGRRYTYDDVALYDIPEAVAHIRQRIGDRPLFVVAHCIGSLTLALSLTAGLVPGLAGVVSQGVFLTPKLAGRTSLRMSVAGELMKSRIDHIPVDFRGVGLWSKYTPLFALASRGADCPDPTCQILHNSAWGSGASLFVHENLHRTTHDRLAELLGPAPLWILPHLRRIELARSVVRWNDTDLRYRALPPNALDAADRVDTPVLLLSGSENGLWLDSQRLCHEVLARRQPHLDVAYTEIPGYGHLDTFLGRGAALDVFGHILEFLGERR, from the coding sequence ATGATCTTCAGGACCAAGCCCTCCAGGACGGCCCGGCCGGCGCTCCGCAGGGTACGCACCACCGTGGCCCCGCGCCCGCTGCGCCACCGCCTCGATCCCGCCCGCGTCGAGGAGATCCCGTTCCGTGCCGGTGACGGCGTCCGGCTCGGCCTGACCCGGGTCGACAGCGGCGACCCGGGCCGGCCCGCCGTCCTGCTGCTGCACGGGCACACGGCGTCCGCCGACATGTTCCTGCTGCCCGAGACCCGCAACCTGGTCGACGTCCTGCTCGACGACGGCTACGAGCCCTGGCTGCTGGACTGGCGGGGCAGCAGCAGGCTGCCGTACAACGAGACGGGCCGGCGCTACACCTACGACGACGTGGCGCTGTACGACATCCCCGAGGCCGTCGCCCACATCCGGCAGCGCATCGGCGACCGGCCGCTGTTCGTGGTGGCCCACTGCATCGGCTCCCTCACCCTCGCGCTGAGCCTGACGGCCGGGCTGGTGCCGGGGCTCGCGGGCGTGGTCTCCCAGGGGGTCTTCCTGACCCCGAAGCTGGCGGGCCGCACCTCGCTGCGGATGTCGGTGGCGGGGGAGCTGATGAAGTCCCGGATCGACCACATCCCGGTCGACTTCCGCGGAGTCGGCCTGTGGTCGAAGTACACCCCGCTGTTCGCGCTGGCCTCCCGCGGGGCGGACTGCCCGGACCCGACCTGCCAGATCCTGCACAACTCGGCCTGGGGCAGCGGCGCCTCGCTGTTCGTCCACGAGAACCTGCACCGGACCACCCACGACCGGCTCGCCGAACTGCTCGGCCCGGCCCCGCTGTGGATCCTGCCCCATCTGCGCCGGATCGAGCTGGCCCGCAGCGTGGTGCGGTGGAACGACACCGACCTGCGCTACCGGGCACTGCCGCCGAACGCGCTGGACGCCGCCGACCGCGTCGACACCCCGGTCCTGCTGCTCTCGGGCAGCGAGAACGGGCTGTGGCTGGACTCGCAGCGGCTCTGCCACGAGGTCCTGGCCCGCCGGCAGCCGCACCTCGACGTCGCGTACACCGAGATCCCGGGCTACGGCCACCTGGACACGTTCCTGGGGCGCGGCGCGGCGCTCGACGTCTTCGGGCACATCCTGGAATTCCTCGGCGAACGCCGGTGA